From a region of the bacterium genome:
- a CDS encoding NADH-quinone oxidoreductase subunit C — translation MEAKAIYELLAAKIGEAALGFDDAGPEPVAEIAPAAVADACAFLRDDVQTRMDMLMCLSGIDWDGYDDTGKGKSVAILGYTDLGEPETSERVADGDLGVAYHLYSHSLKHRFALRVRVPRDAATVPTVSHVWSTANWHEREAWDLLGIRFAGHPDLRRMLLDEAWVGHPLRKDYVMPADWEAVPMKGQPYAGSPFPEIELEKPQPPAGDNPPAEG, via the coding sequence ATGGAAGCCAAAGCCATCTACGAACTGCTGGCCGCGAAGATCGGCGAGGCCGCCCTCGGGTTCGACGACGCGGGGCCCGAGCCGGTGGCGGAGATCGCGCCCGCGGCCGTCGCCGACGCCTGCGCGTTCCTGCGCGACGACGTGCAGACCCGCATGGACATGCTCATGTGCCTGAGCGGCATCGACTGGGACGGCTACGACGACACGGGCAAGGGCAAGTCGGTGGCGATCCTCGGCTACACCGACCTGGGCGAGCCGGAGACGAGCGAGCGGGTGGCCGACGGCGACCTGGGCGTGGCCTACCACCTGTACAGCCACAGCCTGAAGCATCGCTTCGCCCTGCGGGTGCGGGTGCCGCGCGACGCGGCGACCGTGCCGACCGTCTCGCACGTGTGGTCGACGGCGAACTGGCACGAGCGCGAGGCCTGGGACCTGCTCGGCATCCGCTTCGCGGGCCATCCGGACCTGCGCCGCATGCTGCTGGACGAGGCGTGGGTGGGCCACCCCCTGCGCAAGGACTACGTGATGCCCGCCGACTGGGAGGCCGTGCCCATGAAGGGCCAGCCCTACGCCGGCAGTCCGTTCCCCGAGATCGAACTCGAGAAACCCCAGCCGCCCGCTGGCGACAACCCCCCGGCGGAGGGATAA
- a CDS encoding NADH-quinone oxidoreductase subunit B, producing MLDFKVDAQLEQVVESESRNFILTTVDEVFNWAKLSSIWPVTFGLACCAIEMMAASATRYDIDRFGAGAFRATPRQADLMIVSGTVTAKMAKRLKLIYDQMPEPKWVIAMGSCAIGGGPYFKYGYHVVKGVDFMVPVDVYVPGCPPRPEVLLDGLMRLQDKIRGRKGKFVKPKWVQDYAAKIPYRK from the coding sequence ATGCTGGACTTCAAGGTCGACGCCCAGCTCGAGCAGGTCGTCGAATCCGAGAGCAGGAACTTCATCCTGACCACGGTGGACGAGGTCTTCAACTGGGCCAAGCTGTCGAGCATCTGGCCGGTGACGTTCGGGTTGGCCTGCTGCGCCATCGAGATGATGGCCGCCTCGGCGACCCGCTACGACATCGACCGTTTCGGCGCCGGCGCCTTCCGGGCCACCCCGCGCCAGGCCGACCTGATGATCGTCTCGGGCACCGTGACGGCGAAGATGGCCAAGCGCCTGAAGCTCATCTACGACCAGATGCCGGAGCCCAAGTGGGTCATCGCCATGGGCAGCTGCGCCATCGGCGGCGGCCCCTACTTCAAGTACGGCTACCACGTGGTCAAGGGCGTCGACTTCATGGTCCCGGTCGACGTGTACGTGCCCGGCTGCCCGCCGCGCCCCGAGGTGCTGCTCGACGGCCTGATGCGCCTGCAGGACAAGATCCGCGGCCGCAAGGGCAAGTTCGTCAAGCCGAAGTGGGTGCAGGACTACGCCGCCAAGATCCCCTACCGGAAGTAG
- the ndhC gene encoding NADH-quinone oxidoreductase subunit A codes for MPPLGTVSSALAGHYSTVLIFVLVGFLFAGIALAAAKLLRPSNPSPTKMTTYECGELPTGSSWIRFNVRFYLIALFFIVFDVEVLFLYPWAVVFKELFEKPGLGALVFWEMIIFLSILAVGLAYVWAKGDLDWVKKLIERPGAGETAAVLEEEISA; via the coding sequence ATGCCTCCGCTGGGAACCGTAAGTTCCGCCCTTGCAGGGCATTACTCGACGGTCCTGATCTTCGTGCTGGTCGGATTCCTCTTCGCGGGCATCGCGCTCGCCGCCGCCAAGCTCCTCCGGCCCAGCAACCCCTCGCCGACGAAAATGACCACCTACGAATGCGGCGAGCTGCCGACGGGGTCCTCGTGGATCCGCTTCAACGTGCGGTTCTACCTGATCGCGCTCTTCTTCATCGTCTTCGATGTGGAAGTGCTCTTCCTGTACCCCTGGGCCGTCGTCTTCAAGGAGCTCTTCGAGAAACCCGGGCTGGGCGCGCTCGTGTTCTGGGAGATGATCATCTTCCTGTCCATCCTCGCGGTCGGGCTGGCCTACGTGTGGGCGAAGGGCGACCTGGACTGGGTCAAGAAGCTCATCGAGCGCCCCGGTGCCGGCGAGACGGCCGCCGTCCTCGAGGAGGAGATCTCCGCATGA